The Acidobacteriota bacterium genome has a segment encoding these proteins:
- a CDS encoding histidine--tRNA ligase: MFQTLRGMRDILPDEAERRRSMEAALRGVFSRYGYREIVTPMMEEASLFARGLGEGSDLVSKEMYSFEDRGGRTVTLRPEGTASVLRAAAQAGLCQGKGLVRLCYYGPMFRYEKPQKGRMREFYQYGVEALGSHSPALDAEMLEMVARVLEALRVEDTTLLLNSVGCAACRPAYVKALVKFAEGKKLCRECLARAGRNPLRMLDCKRGECRDVLDGAPEIPDYWCDDCRGHFSEVRENLDGYGVAYKLEPHLVRGLDYYVRTAFEVIQESLGAQDALLGGGRYDGLAKALGCPDVPGIGFAGGVERLLIALPEAEKTPRLDVYVAAAGDSALGEALRLAREMRAAGLSAEVDFEGRSLKAQMKEANRLGARRAVILGEDELKNRAATLKDMETGEQRSVARDELLDAVGRSGKGKNSS; this comes from the coding sequence ATGTTTCAAACCCTGCGCGGCATGCGCGACATCCTCCCCGACGAGGCCGAGCGGCGACGCTCCATGGAGGCCGCGCTGCGCGGGGTTTTCTCGCGCTACGGCTACCGCGAGATCGTGACGCCCATGATGGAGGAGGCCTCCCTTTTCGCGCGTGGCCTCGGCGAGGGCAGCGACCTCGTCTCGAAGGAGATGTACTCGTTCGAGGACCGGGGCGGCCGCACGGTGACGCTCCGGCCCGAGGGCACCGCCTCCGTCCTGCGCGCCGCCGCGCAGGCCGGCCTCTGCCAGGGCAAGGGCCTCGTGCGGCTCTGCTACTATGGCCCCATGTTCCGCTACGAGAAGCCGCAGAAGGGGCGCATGCGCGAGTTTTACCAGTACGGCGTTGAGGCGCTCGGAAGCCACAGCCCCGCGCTCGACGCCGAGATGCTCGAGATGGTCGCGCGGGTGCTCGAGGCGCTCCGCGTCGAGGACACGACGCTCCTTCTGAACTCGGTGGGCTGCGCCGCGTGCCGCCCCGCCTACGTGAAGGCGCTCGTAAAGTTCGCCGAGGGAAAGAAGCTCTGCCGCGAGTGCCTCGCCCGCGCGGGGCGCAACCCCCTGCGCATGCTGGACTGCAAGCGCGGGGAGTGCCGTGACGTCCTCGACGGCGCGCCGGAGATACCGGATTACTGGTGCGACGACTGCCGCGGGCATTTTTCCGAGGTGCGGGAGAATCTCGACGGCTACGGCGTCGCCTACAAGCTCGAGCCCCACCTGGTGCGCGGCCTCGACTACTACGTGCGCACGGCGTTCGAGGTTATTCAAGAATCCCTCGGCGCGCAGGACGCGCTTCTCGGCGGCGGGCGCTACGACGGCCTCGCGAAGGCGCTCGGCTGCCCCGACGTGCCCGGCATCGGCTTCGCGGGAGGCGTCGAGCGGCTGCTCATCGCCCTGCCGGAGGCCGAAAAGACGCCGCGGCTCGACGTGTACGTAGCGGCCGCGGGCGACTCCGCCCTCGGCGAGGCGCTCCGCCTGGCGCGGGAGATGCGGGCGGCGGGCCTCTCGGCGGAGGTGGACTTCGAGGGCCGGAGCCTCAAGGCGCAGATGAAGGAGGCGAACCGCCTCGGCGCGCGCCGGGCCGTGATTCTGGGGGAAGATGAGCTGAAGAACCGGGCGGCCACGCTCAAGGACATGGAGACGGGCGAGCAGAGGTCCGTGGCGCGGGACGAGCTTCTTGATGCCGTGGGCCGCTCCGGGAAAGGAAAGAACTCCTCATGA
- the aspS gene encoding aspartate--tRNA ligase — MKRTHMCGVLRPGHKGQQVTLAGWVDVVRDLGSLLFVELRDREGNAQVVFREELDAALLKEAKTLRSENVVYVSGEVASRSADTVNPNIPTGEVEVVAGELQILSRSETPPFVIEDDTDVQEEHRLRYRYLDLRRPVLHRNLAVRHRMVLAARKYFDECGFLEVETPFLFRSTPEGARDYVVPSRLYRGAFYALPQSPQIMKQLLMVAGYDRYFQIVRCFRDEDLRAHRQPEFTQVDVEMSFVEPQDIFDVIEGVMKRMLAEAGKDFPASVPHLTWREAMDRFGNDAPDMRFGLEIADVTDEMRTTETPPLREAIEQEKHVARGILVEDAKNLSRARIDSYQKLVQQYGATGMLWLKAGDSLQGTGTKHLSEGAVQKLASKVGLRAGGAFLFLVAPFGVACEALGRLRLQIARDESLVPPKTERFAWITDFPAFAYDPEAKRYVSQHHPFTAPREEDLEYLESNPEKVMAQAYDLVW; from the coding sequence ATGAAGCGAACACACATGTGCGGAGTGCTCCGGCCCGGGCACAAGGGGCAGCAGGTAACGCTCGCGGGCTGGGTGGACGTGGTGCGCGACCTCGGGTCGCTCCTCTTCGTCGAGCTGCGCGACCGGGAGGGGAACGCGCAGGTCGTCTTCCGCGAGGAGCTGGACGCGGCACTCCTGAAGGAGGCCAAGACGCTCCGGAGCGAGAACGTCGTCTACGTGAGCGGCGAGGTCGCGTCCCGGAGCGCCGACACGGTGAACCCGAACATCCCGACGGGCGAGGTGGAGGTGGTGGCGGGGGAGCTTCAGATACTGAGCCGCTCCGAGACGCCGCCCTTCGTTATCGAGGACGACACCGACGTGCAGGAGGAGCACCGCCTGCGCTACCGCTACCTCGACCTGCGCCGCCCCGTGCTTCACCGCAACCTCGCCGTGCGCCACCGCATGGTGCTCGCCGCCCGCAAGTATTTCGACGAGTGCGGCTTTCTGGAGGTCGAGACGCCGTTTCTCTTCCGCTCGACGCCCGAGGGCGCGCGCGACTACGTCGTGCCGAGCCGCCTGTACCGCGGGGCGTTCTACGCGCTTCCCCAGTCGCCCCAGATAATGAAGCAGCTCCTGATGGTGGCGGGCTACGACCGCTACTTCCAGATCGTGCGCTGCTTCCGCGACGAGGACCTGCGCGCCCACCGCCAGCCCGAGTTCACGCAGGTCGACGTCGAGATGTCGTTCGTCGAGCCCCAGGACATATTCGACGTCATCGAGGGCGTGATGAAGCGGATGCTCGCGGAGGCGGGGAAGGATTTTCCCGCGTCCGTGCCGCACCTCACCTGGCGCGAGGCGATGGACCGCTTCGGAAACGACGCGCCCGACATGCGCTTCGGCCTCGAGATCGCCGACGTGACGGACGAGATGCGCACGACCGAGACGCCGCCGCTTCGCGAGGCCATTGAGCAAGAGAAACACGTGGCGCGCGGCATTCTCGTCGAGGACGCGAAGAACCTCTCGCGGGCGCGCATCGACTCGTACCAGAAGCTCGTTCAGCAGTACGGCGCGACGGGCATGCTCTGGCTCAAGGCGGGGGATTCCCTCCAGGGCACCGGCACGAAGCATCTCTCGGAAGGCGCCGTTCAGAAACTCGCGTCCAAGGTCGGCCTGCGGGCGGGCGGGGCCTTCCTGTTCCTCGTGGCCCCGTTCGGCGTCGCGTGCGAGGCGCTCGGAAGACTCCGCCTCCAGATCGCCCGGGACGAGAGCCTCGTGCCCCCCAAGACCGAGCGCTTCGCGTGGATAACGGACTTCCCCGCCTTCGCCTACGACCCGGAGGCCAAGCGCTACGTCTCCCAGCACCATCCCTTCACGGCGCCTAGGGAGGAGGACCTGGAGTATCTCGAATCGAACCCCGAGAAGGTGATGGCGCAGGCCTACGACCTGGTGTGG
- a CDS encoding pyridoxal-phosphate dependent enzyme, whose translation MSNGHFGKTDVTELIGNTPLVHLRTLSGLTKANIYGKCEFMNPGGSIKERTALGIVRDAERSGKIKPGGTLVEATTGNTGIGVAMVANARGYKSIIVMPDTMSREKIDFVRSYGAEIRLTEKAPWGSPKHYYQVAKDIAESLPNALLIDQFNNPANNRSHYSTTGPEIWRQTEGKIDVFVSTMGTAGTLCGVGKFLKEKNPNVKVVCPDHFGSAYYSYFHTGKIEIVGTSVLESFGISSIPGCYDGSVLDDVLRIDDRRAVSVMVHLINREGLYVGGSSGMAVAGALEYARKIDRPANIVCILADSMNRYVTRFLDEG comes from the coding sequence ATGTCAAACGGCCATTTCGGAAAAACAGACGTCACGGAACTCATCGGCAACACGCCGCTCGTCCACTTGCGCACGCTGAGCGGGCTCACGAAGGCGAACATCTACGGCAAGTGCGAGTTCATGAATCCCGGCGGCTCCATCAAGGAGCGCACCGCCCTCGGGATCGTCCGCGACGCCGAGCGAAGCGGAAAAATAAAGCCCGGCGGCACCCTCGTCGAGGCGACGACGGGAAACACCGGAATCGGGGTCGCCATGGTGGCAAACGCGCGCGGCTACAAATCCATCATCGTCATGCCGGACACGATGAGCCGGGAAAAAATCGATTTCGTGCGCTCCTACGGCGCCGAGATTCGCCTGACCGAGAAAGCCCCCTGGGGCAGCCCCAAGCACTATTACCAGGTCGCCAAGGACATCGCCGAGTCGCTTCCGAACGCCCTTCTCATAGACCAGTTCAATAACCCCGCCAACAACCGGTCCCATTACTCGACCACGGGACCGGAAATCTGGAGGCAGACGGAGGGCAAAATCGACGTGTTCGTCTCCACCATGGGGACCGCCGGCACGCTCTGCGGCGTGGGCAAATTCCTCAAGGAGAAAAACCCGAATGTCAAAGTGGTTTGCCCCGACCACTTCGGGTCGGCGTACTACTCGTATTTCCACACCGGCAAAATCGAGATTGTGGGAACCTCCGTCCTGGAAAGCTTCGGCATCTCCTCCATTCCCGGCTGCTACGACGGCTCGGTCCTGGACGACGTTCTGCGCATAGATGACCGCCGCGCCGTGTCCGTGATGGTGCACCTCATCAACCGCGAGGGCCTCTACGTCGGAGGCTCGTCGGGGATGGCGGTGGCGGGTGCGCTGGAATACGCGAGGAAAATCGACCGCCCCGCGAACATCGTCTGCATCCTCGCCGACTCGATGAACCGCTACGTCACGCGCTTCCTCGACGAAGG
- a CDS encoding isoprenyl transferase, whose product MIPDMGRLVRRGSEEETLLASVDFKKLPRHVAIIMDGNGRWAKKRGKPRVYGHRTGVESVRVTVETAARLGIEILTLYAFSIENWKRPKTEVDTLFRLLRQYLSKELKTLLDNNIRLQPIGRLGDLDAATAKALRRAEAETSGCTGMLFNVALSYSGRAEIADAFSSLMREVKKNDRAGTTVSEKDIARHLYTAGRGDPDLLIRTSGEQRVSNFLLWQIAYTEIYVTPVFWPDFRTRHLLEAVLDYQHRERRYGRV is encoded by the coding sequence ATGATTCCCGACATGGGACGCCTGGTGCGGCGGGGCTCGGAAGAGGAAACCCTGCTCGCCTCGGTGGATTTCAAAAAACTTCCGCGCCACGTGGCCATCATCATGGACGGAAACGGCCGCTGGGCCAAAAAGCGCGGCAAGCCGCGCGTCTACGGCCACCGGACGGGCGTGGAGTCGGTGCGCGTCACCGTCGAAACGGCGGCGCGCCTTGGAATTGAAATTCTCACGCTCTACGCCTTCTCCATCGAGAACTGGAAGCGCCCCAAAACCGAGGTGGACACGCTCTTCCGGCTCCTGCGCCAGTACCTGAGCAAGGAGCTGAAAACGCTTCTCGACAACAACATCCGCCTCCAGCCCATCGGGCGCCTGGGCGACCTAGACGCGGCCACGGCCAAGGCGCTTCGCCGGGCCGAGGCCGAAACGTCCGGGTGCACCGGCATGCTCTTCAACGTCGCGCTCTCCTACAGCGGCCGCGCCGAGATCGCGGACGCCTTCTCCTCACTGATGCGGGAAGTGAAGAAAAACGACCGCGCCGGCACCACCGTTTCGGAAAAGGACATCGCCCGGCACCTCTACACGGCCGGCCGGGGGGATCCCGACCTGCTCATCCGCACCTCCGGCGAGCAGCGCGTCAGCAACTTCCTGCTGTGGCAGATCGCCTACACGGAGATTTACGTGACGCCGGTGTTCTGGCCCGACTTCCGCACGCGGCACCTGCTCGAGGCCGTGCTCGACTACCAGCACCGCGAGCGCCGGTACGGAAGGGTCTAA
- the truA gene encoding tRNA pseudouridine(38-40) synthase TruA — MAAEKGKTFRAVLAYDGTSHHGWQRQKDTPTIQGAFEDALFEITRRHVAVVAAGRTDAGVHARGQAVSFALPHARLGAGALQRALNALLPPSIRVKCLSPAPKNFHARRDAKRKRYAYRIYDGPVMPPLERLYALHSPGRIDCATMREALRRLVGKHDFAAFRAAGSSTKTSVRTLYRASLTRRGHRITMRFEADGFLRHMVRNIVGTLLMAGRGELAPEDMTEILRSKDRGRAGPTAPPEGLVLEKVTFE; from the coding sequence GTGGCCGCTGAGAAAGGAAAGACGTTCCGGGCCGTCCTCGCCTACGACGGCACGAGCCACCACGGCTGGCAGCGTCAGAAAGACACGCCCACCATTCAAGGCGCGTTCGAGGACGCTCTTTTTGAAATTACACGACGGCACGTCGCCGTCGTCGCGGCGGGGCGCACGGACGCGGGCGTTCACGCGAGGGGACAGGCGGTCAGCTTCGCCCTGCCGCACGCGCGGCTCGGCGCCGGGGCGCTCCAGAGGGCGCTCAACGCTCTCCTTCCCCCGAGCATCCGCGTGAAATGCCTCTCGCCCGCCCCCAAAAATTTTCATGCCCGCCGCGACGCGAAGCGCAAGCGGTACGCCTACCGAATCTACGACGGCCCCGTGATGCCTCCCCTGGAGCGCCTCTACGCTCTGCACTCGCCCGGACGCATCGACTGTGCTACCATGCGGGAGGCGTTGCGGAGACTCGTGGGAAAGCATGACTTTGCGGCGTTCCGGGCGGCGGGATCTTCGACGAAGACGTCCGTGCGGACGCTGTACCGGGCAAGCCTCACGCGCCGCGGGCACCGCATCACAATGCGGTTCGAGGCCGACGGCTTTCTGCGCCACATGGTGCGCAACATCGTGGGAACCCTTCTCATGGCGGGACGCGGAGAGCTTGCACCGGAGGATATGACCGAAATTTTGCGAAGCAAAGACCGAGGGCGGGCGGGCCCCACCGCGCCGCCCGAAGGCCTGGTGCTCGAGAAGGTGACGTTCGAATGA